GGGAAATGATAGGAGAACGCTAATGCATTTGCATTTTAAAGAATGGTCTGATCACGGTATCCCAgatgattttcattcaatgaTTCAGTTTTGTCAGATAGTTCGAAGGCATATTAATGAAAGCAAAAGCGTGGCTGTGATTCACTGCAGGTATGCTTACCTCATATTCTATTACTTGAATCACTATTCCGTAATCTTTATCCAACATGTGTACCAAACTTCTGGTTCTTTCAGTGCTGGAGTAGGTAGAACCGGGACCCTAATGGCTATAGACATACTGTTACAGCAAATAAGGGATAGCAAGAAGCTTGACGTATTcggaacagtttttaatttgcGAAAAGATAGGATAAATATGGTTCAAACAGAGGTGAGATATTGAGATTTAGTTACAGACCAGTAGTTTAGAAGTCTTcaataattgttgaaatagGTTGTAAAGCATGATAGTGGATTGCAAGAAAATTGGATAACaaatcatgaaaataatcatgccgtaatttttttcccagaGTCAATATGCTTACATCTACAATTGCACCAGACAAACTTTAAATAATCCGTACCCAGCAcggctcggtgagtaaaagagaaaatgaaTTATGAACGTCCATATGTATTCAAATACCAGTAGTTTGAATTAGTATGTATGTTACAATTTTCATGCTTTTGCCTGTCTTTCAGCTAAGCCGCCACCTATTGAACCGATATATGAGAACCtcacaaagaaaaaaaaaccaattacAGACTCAAATACGAATCTTGTCAACAGCATCGAAACTTGTATGTAGATGTCGCCTCACGCAAACATCCATAAACCTTGCTAAgcataataatttatatcttatatttaatatgtatGATGAGAATATTATCAGATATACTTCTTTCGACTGAAAGTAATCAACAATTTAAAGCTGCTGAGGTATACCGATGATCTATCCGAACACGTTTTCATATTTGCCTTTCGctataatttgtttttattacgcTTATAGCATTTTTTGAGGAATTTGTCATCTTGATTCAGTTTTAGCTAGCACGAGTTGAATCAGCTTGGACATACCAATGTTTATATGGTCTTAATGTTGTAATGGTTTTGTATTTGCTAAATGAATAAGACAACCTTAAAAGCCCTGTAGAGCAGTATTGCTATGTAGTGTATGCAAACCTCACATCTTGCCAGTTTTGGAGTTTCAAATCGTTCTAGCTTCATTCAAAATTCGGAAGACTATCATTAAACGCTTACACGTTCcattaattttcgttttcctttTATTATAGCTGACTATAGTAGAGTAGTTTAATTCTAATTTACTAACAGGTAATTAGTctgaatgataaatttttcgtttttacagtAAAAAAGATCAGTCCTTCATCATCCATGGATTCTATGGAGCAGATTTACGAGTTCGCAGCTCATCGACCAATTTATAGTACTCAGCTAAGCACTCTGAGCACTGGTAatacaatatttcttattatagcattttatataaaaatatatttggaGTATTTTCTGACATACGTTGCCAATCAACTTCCAGGGTTGAGGTATTCCAAATCAACTAGCGCAATCAATACTCAAGCATCACCTAGCATGGAGATAGGTATGCatcaataattcaataatattcCTAAGCtaaggaaaaaatttgtatcaggacaattttcataaaacaatgttgacaaatttttttcatagtcAGATATGGAAGCCATGAGTATCCCATCTTTGAGCCAGCACCAGATACCATATCAAGCAGAGGCAGTATGGACAGGAACGTATTGCTAGAGTTTGCAAGACCTTTAGGTCTGAGAATGGACTAGTCTTTTTGAGATCTGTGTATTACGATAAACGTATGGGTTTACTTACAAGTTGGATTTAAGTATTAAATCAGTATTGTATCTTTCGGTACCCATTGTTAAAGCTGAATGTTGTACAAATTCAGTACATTGCATTTCACATTTCAAATTACATTCGAgagtatttattatttgaattcatgaagaaattcttactgcCATCTTGTTTCTAACTATACTTATACTCATAATTGAAACAACTAACTGGACATTGGAACATAAGTTGCTATGTCGCGTTTTATTGCTTCGatggttatttttattatttattggtAATCTTGGTTACTTTTTGTTATGTCCTTACAACTGAGGATGTGCCATCATTCAAGTGTGATAATACACAAATAATGTAccaaagatgaaaattttaacaattttatactCCGTTATTGGACGTACTGAATAAGATGATGGAAATAACAGTGGCCTTTGTAGATAAGATGTGGAAAATGTATTGCATCAATATATTGTACATAGTTTAACATTAAGATAATCTATATTTGGAACTgatgtttaatatttttattaaataattacaaaagaTTTGAATAGAGCTAAACTATTTTTACCAGGTATCTGCTAAGTTTCGTTAAATTGGTATAAAAACGGCATAAAAGCGGTATAAAGACAGAtccagaaataaatttaaatgaaaaatttcagtttatttACATGTGACGGTACAAATTCATCATCATTCTGTAACTGTTAAATAATACCTAAGCTGTATACAACTAATGATGATTAATTTATGTTTTAATGTAAAACAACATCATATATTCGAAACAtatattcaaatctttttGCTGCATAATGTAATTAATAACGATACTTTGTTGAATAATCTTTTGGCGAAACAACCAAACCTCTGCCTTTTCTAGCGCCCCGATAAACTGTTTCAATGATATCAATCATTTCCTGTTTGTCTTCTAAAGTccaattgattttattattgtttccaGTGCCTAAATCAATCATTATATGCTTGTTTCTGAAGAAAAACATGACCGTGCATGGATCGTACAACTCATACCTACAGTTCAGAAAAATTCTGTGGTTATTATTCTGAAGCTTTGCGAAGTACTGAAGAACATATTATAGCAGCAGAGTGTTCTACTTACATTTTATTAAAGTCTGGGACCTCTGTTATATCAACTAGATAAATGACTGCAaagttttttactttttctgcAATATTGTAGAGGACTTCATCCATTTTCATACACATTGGATCCCAATCGTGGCCAAATCTGATCACCTGAAAGAAATCGAAGTAGGACGGTTCGtattaaatgtaaaaaaaaagtgagcaACTAAACTTAGTTATGTGTAATTAACATACGATTTTGTACGACTGAATTTTTAGGTTATGATGACGTGAACTTACGACCACTCGGTCCTCTTCTGATAAAATTGCCTGATCCACTTGCCACCCATTGTGAAGGTGACCCAGCATATACGACATTTTTATAAGGTGTTTGATTTATtcttgtaattaattaaatccCAATTTGCGTACAActgggaaaaataaatatttacacgtACAGAAACGTCAAATTACAGTGGCACACATATAGCACATCAAAGCACTAGCGACCCTAGCGGCGTTAACTTGCAACGATAACTGCGTTTGCGTTC
This genomic stretch from Neodiprion pinetum isolate iyNeoPine1 chromosome 6, iyNeoPine1.2, whole genome shotgun sequence harbors:
- the Dim1 gene encoding thioredoxin-like protein 4A; amino-acid sequence: MSYMLGHLHNGWQVDQAILSEEDRVVVIRFGHDWDPMCMKMDEVLYNIAEKVKNFAVIYLVDITEVPDFNKMYELYDPCTVMFFFRNKHIMIDLGTGNNNKINWTLEDKQEMIDIIETVYRGARKGRGLVVSPKDYSTKYRY